In Micromonospora sp. WMMA1363, a genomic segment contains:
- the map gene encoding type I methionyl aminopeptidase: protein MTVRAPLTPGTLSPWRPVPAHIPRPEYVGKKRPQEWRGSHVQTPETIEKMRLAGRLAAQATQLAGEHCKPGVTTDEIDKVVHEFLCDHDAYPSTLGYKGFPKSCCTSINEVICHGIPDSTVLQDGDIVNVDVTAYLDGVHGDTDATFCVGEVGEEARLLVERTHEAMMRGIRAVAPGRQINVIGRVIESYAKRFGYGVVRDFTGHGIGESFHSGLYVPHYDSPRPTDVMEPGMTFTIEPMITLGTYQYDMWDDGWTVVTKDRKWTAQFEHTIVVTEDGNEILTLP, encoded by the coding sequence ATGACCGTCCGTGCGCCGCTGACCCCAGGCACGCTCTCCCCGTGGCGGCCCGTGCCCGCCCACATCCCCCGACCCGAGTACGTGGGGAAGAAGCGACCGCAGGAGTGGCGTGGCTCCCACGTGCAGACCCCGGAGACCATCGAGAAGATGCGGCTGGCCGGGCGGCTGGCGGCGCAGGCCACCCAACTCGCGGGCGAACACTGCAAGCCGGGCGTGACCACCGACGAGATCGACAAGGTGGTGCACGAGTTTCTCTGCGACCACGACGCCTACCCGTCGACGCTCGGCTACAAGGGGTTTCCCAAGTCCTGTTGCACCAGCATCAACGAGGTGATCTGCCACGGCATACCCGACTCGACGGTGCTCCAGGACGGCGACATCGTCAACGTCGACGTGACCGCCTACCTCGACGGGGTGCACGGCGACACCGACGCGACGTTCTGCGTGGGCGAGGTGGGCGAGGAGGCCCGGCTGCTGGTCGAGCGCACCCACGAGGCGATGATGCGCGGTATCCGCGCCGTCGCTCCGGGCCGGCAGATCAACGTGATCGGCCGGGTCATCGAGTCGTACGCGAAGCGCTTCGGCTACGGCGTGGTGCGCGACTTCACCGGCCACGGCATCGGGGAGTCCTTCCACAGCGGGCTCTACGTGCCGCACTACGACAGCCCGCGCCCCACGGACGTGATGGAGCCGGGGATGACCTTCACCATCGAGCCGATGATCACCCTCGGCACCTACCAGTACGACATGTGGGACGACGGGTGGACGGTGGTGACCAAGGACCGGAAGTGGACCGCCCAGTTCGAGCACACGATCGTCGTCACCGAGGACGGCAACGAGATCCTGACGCTGCCGTGA
- a CDS encoding glutamine synthetase family protein yields MRKPPLTLEQLRVAVAEGEIDTVVLALVDMQGRLQGKRFHAPYFLEQVAGHGSEGCNYLLAVDVDMNTVDGYAMSSWERGYGDFAMVPDLTTLRRVPWQPGTAMVLADLEWLDGSGPVVASPRQILRRQLDRLAGHGLTAYAGTELEFVLYRDSYEAAWRRGYRDLTPANQYNVDYSLLGTARVEPLLRRIRTEMAGAGLTPESAKGECNLGQHEIAFRYDEAVSCADHHVIYKNGAKEIAAQEGMSITFMAKPNPREGNSCHIHFSVRDSERRSAMPGDGPAHLSPTGQRVVAGLLATMREFSLLFAPNVNSYKRYQPGSFAPTTVRRGTDNRTCALRLVGHGEGMRVENRVPGADVNPYLAIAALVAGAVHGLDQELQLGAECTGNAYDDARAERVPGTLRQALDLWRDSTVARDAFGDEVVAHYANQARVELAAFDTAVTDWELFRGFERL; encoded by the coding sequence ATGAGGAAGCCGCCGCTCACCCTGGAGCAGCTGCGGGTCGCCGTCGCCGAGGGCGAGATCGACACGGTCGTGTTGGCCCTGGTCGACATGCAGGGGCGGTTGCAGGGAAAACGGTTCCACGCGCCCTACTTCCTGGAGCAGGTGGCCGGGCACGGCAGCGAGGGCTGCAACTACCTGCTCGCCGTCGACGTCGACATGAACACCGTTGACGGGTACGCAATGTCGAGCTGGGAGCGGGGCTACGGCGACTTCGCGATGGTGCCGGACCTGACGACGCTGCGGCGGGTGCCGTGGCAGCCGGGCACGGCGATGGTCCTGGCCGACCTGGAGTGGCTGGACGGCTCCGGGCCGGTCGTGGCCTCACCCCGGCAGATCCTGCGTCGGCAGCTCGACCGGCTGGCCGGGCACGGTCTGACCGCGTACGCGGGCACCGAACTGGAATTCGTGCTCTACCGCGACTCGTACGAGGCGGCGTGGCGGCGCGGCTACCGGGACCTCACGCCGGCCAACCAGTACAACGTGGACTACTCGCTGTTGGGTACCGCCCGGGTGGAGCCGCTGCTGCGGCGGATCCGCACCGAGATGGCCGGCGCCGGGCTCACCCCGGAGAGCGCCAAGGGCGAGTGCAACCTCGGTCAGCACGAGATCGCTTTCCGGTACGACGAGGCGGTGTCCTGCGCCGACCACCACGTGATCTACAAGAACGGCGCCAAGGAGATCGCCGCCCAGGAGGGCATGTCGATCACCTTTATGGCCAAGCCCAACCCGCGGGAGGGCAACTCGTGTCACATCCACTTCTCGGTGCGGGACAGTGAGCGGCGGTCGGCGATGCCGGGCGACGGGCCGGCGCACCTGTCGCCCACCGGGCAGCGGGTGGTGGCCGGGCTGCTCGCCACGATGCGGGAATTCAGCCTGCTCTTCGCCCCCAACGTCAACTCGTACAAGCGCTACCAGCCGGGGTCCTTCGCCCCGACCACGGTGCGCCGGGGCACCGACAACCGCACCTGTGCGCTGCGGCTGGTGGGCCACGGCGAGGGGATGCGGGTGGAGAACCGGGTGCCCGGCGCGGACGTCAACCCGTACCTGGCGATCGCCGCGCTGGTGGCCGGCGCGGTGCACGGTCTGGACCAGGAACTGCAGCTGGGCGCGGAGTGCACCGGCAACGCGTACGACGACGCGCGGGCTGAGCGGGTGCCCGGCACCCTGCGCCAGGCCCTGGACCTGTGGCGCGACTCGACGGTGGCCAGGGACGCCTTCGGCGACGAGGTCGTCGCCCACTACGCCAACCAGGCACGGGTCGAGCTGGCTGCCTTCGACACCGCCGTGACGGACTGGGAGCTCTTCCGTGGTTTCGAACGTCTCTGA
- a CDS encoding GGDEF and EAL domain-containing protein: MTAVPVPGGPDLSRAGARGYAHEWARAVRRLGFVPLSAGETERLLHLHTVRLAQALLADPFSTRPAAEVGRALVEAHLTEPGVLDWSVRALGDRFLPQVLPDRIGDDCTADRVAAVQGALAAGFTRALRDRTFAQQERIARSAWQARDEVEQALRDSEARFRALFVGAAIGIGIAGVDGQVIDVNQAFEEMLGYSREELRQINVAALFHADDAAGMWELYQELIEGKRDSARVEKRYYRKDGSVVWTDLAVSLIRYDDGRPRFTVAMVEDITERYELQQRFRFQALHDPLTGLPNRTLFFETLDRVFDTADAERRVGVCFLDLDGFKAVNDSHGHDFGDQLLAVIARRLADGVAGQGHLVARMGGDEFVILVDDVEDVVAVAEAALAAVAAPVRIDDQELMVSASVGVVECPVGTTNASELMKAADTTLYWAKADGRGRWAMWDPERCAQDIARSALVAGLPAALDRGEFVLHYQPIVSLVKGSMLAVEALVRWQHPELGRIGPDRFIGLAEETGLIVQLGEWVLRQACRDADAWRREFPDVRLVVSVNLSARQVEDPAIVDTVADALGRNRLPADLLQLELTESAVMGTAGEPLRSLHRLAGLGVRLAIDDFGTGYSNLAYLRRLPIHCLKLAGPFVEGIRGDGPEPATGHRDERIVDALVRLAHALELRVTAEAVETPVQAERLRVLRCDTGQGRWFGPPVPAAEITARLRGTGKETG, from the coding sequence GTGACGGCCGTCCCGGTGCCGGGCGGGCCCGACCTCAGCCGGGCCGGCGCCCGGGGTTACGCGCACGAGTGGGCTCGCGCCGTGCGTCGGCTCGGCTTCGTGCCGCTGAGTGCGGGCGAGACGGAGCGGCTGCTGCACCTGCACACCGTCCGGCTGGCGCAGGCACTGCTCGCCGACCCGTTCTCGACCCGCCCGGCCGCGGAGGTGGGTCGGGCGCTGGTCGAGGCGCACCTGACCGAGCCGGGCGTGCTCGACTGGTCGGTGCGGGCCCTCGGTGACCGTTTCCTGCCCCAGGTGCTGCCCGACCGGATCGGTGACGACTGCACGGCGGACCGCGTCGCCGCGGTGCAGGGTGCGCTCGCGGCCGGGTTCACCCGGGCGCTGCGGGACCGCACCTTCGCCCAGCAGGAGCGGATCGCCCGGTCCGCCTGGCAGGCTCGGGACGAGGTGGAGCAGGCGCTGCGGGACAGCGAGGCACGGTTCCGGGCGCTGTTTGTCGGGGCGGCGATCGGGATCGGCATCGCCGGCGTCGACGGCCAGGTCATCGACGTCAACCAGGCGTTCGAAGAGATGCTCGGCTACTCCCGGGAGGAGCTGCGGCAGATCAACGTGGCGGCGCTGTTCCACGCCGACGACGCCGCCGGGATGTGGGAGCTGTACCAGGAACTGATCGAGGGTAAACGCGACTCGGCCCGGGTCGAGAAGCGTTACTACCGCAAGGACGGCAGCGTCGTCTGGACCGACCTGGCGGTCTCGCTGATTCGGTACGACGACGGCCGCCCCCGGTTCACGGTGGCGATGGTCGAGGACATCACCGAGCGGTACGAGCTCCAGCAGCGGTTCCGTTTCCAGGCGTTGCACGACCCGCTCACCGGCCTGCCCAACCGGACTCTCTTCTTCGAGACCCTCGACCGGGTCTTCGACACCGCTGACGCCGAGCGCCGTGTCGGCGTCTGTTTCCTGGACCTGGACGGTTTCAAGGCGGTCAACGACAGTCACGGCCACGACTTCGGCGACCAGCTGCTGGCCGTGATCGCCCGCCGGCTCGCCGACGGAGTCGCCGGTCAGGGACACCTGGTGGCCCGGATGGGTGGTGACGAATTCGTGATCCTGGTCGACGACGTCGAGGACGTGGTCGCGGTCGCCGAGGCCGCCCTGGCCGCCGTCGCCGCGCCGGTGCGCATCGATGACCAGGAGCTCATGGTCTCGGCCAGCGTCGGCGTCGTGGAGTGCCCCGTCGGTACGACCAACGCGTCGGAGCTGATGAAGGCCGCCGACACCACACTGTACTGGGCCAAGGCGGACGGCCGCGGCCGGTGGGCGATGTGGGACCCGGAGCGCTGCGCGCAGGACATCGCCCGCTCCGCGCTGGTCGCCGGGCTGCCGGCGGCGTTGGACCGGGGTGAGTTCGTGCTGCACTACCAGCCGATCGTGTCCCTGGTGAAGGGCTCGATGCTCGCCGTCGAGGCGCTCGTCCGTTGGCAACACCCCGAGTTGGGTCGGATCGGACCGGACCGGTTCATCGGACTGGCCGAGGAGACCGGCCTGATTGTCCAGCTCGGCGAGTGGGTGCTCCGGCAGGCCTGCCGCGACGCGGACGCGTGGCGGCGCGAGTTCCCCGACGTCCGCCTGGTGGTGAGTGTCAACCTCTCCGCCCGGCAGGTGGAAGATCCGGCCATCGTGGACACGGTGGCCGACGCGTTGGGGCGCAACCGGTTGCCCGCCGACCTGTTGCAGCTGGAGCTCACCGAGAGCGCCGTGATGGGCACCGCTGGCGAACCACTGAGGTCACTGCACCGCCTGGCCGGGCTGGGGGTGCGGTTGGCGATCGACGACTTCGGCACCGGCTACTCGAACCTGGCCTATCTGCGCCGGCTGCCGATCCACTGCCTGAAGCTGGCCGGGCCGTTCGTGGAGGGAATTCGCGGGGACGGGCCCGAGCCGGCGACCGGCCATCGGGACGAACGGATCGTCGACGCGCTGGTCCGGCTGGCGCACGCCTTGGAGCTGCGGGTGACCGCCGAGGCGGTGGAGACGCCGGTGCAGGCCGAGCGGCTGCGCGTGTTGCGCTGCGACACCGGGCAGGGCCGCTGGTTCGGCCCACCGGTGCCGGCGGCGGAGATCACCGCCCGGCTGCGCGGTACCGGAAAGGAAACCGGGTGA
- a CDS encoding VIT1/CCC1 transporter family protein, which yields MTDTPAALREAHHADVSGGRLRPAVFGAMDGLVTNIALIAGVGGGGVSPRTVVLAGTAGLVAGAISMGLGEYTSVRSANEQVTAEVAKERRELERHPEAEARELADAWVARGLPRDLATQVAEAVRRNPEEALRVHVREELGVDPDDQPSPWVAAVSSFLFFSVGALVPLLPYLLGLTSLWLALGVGGLGLFLAGAVVARFTSRPWWSSGLRQLLLGVLAAVATYAIGALIGIQGGG from the coding sequence GTGACCGACACCCCGGCGGCGCTGCGCGAGGCGCACCACGCGGACGTGTCCGGTGGCCGGCTTCGGCCGGCGGTCTTCGGTGCGATGGACGGCCTGGTCACCAACATCGCCCTGATCGCGGGCGTCGGCGGCGGTGGGGTGTCGCCGCGTACCGTCGTGCTCGCCGGGACCGCTGGCCTGGTGGCCGGCGCCATCTCGATGGGGCTGGGCGAGTACACCAGCGTCCGGTCGGCGAACGAGCAGGTGACCGCCGAGGTCGCCAAGGAGCGGCGGGAGTTGGAGCGGCACCCCGAGGCCGAGGCGCGGGAACTCGCCGACGCGTGGGTCGCGCGCGGCCTGCCCCGGGATCTCGCGACGCAGGTCGCCGAGGCGGTGCGCCGCAACCCCGAGGAGGCGCTGCGGGTGCACGTCCGGGAGGAACTGGGCGTCGACCCGGACGACCAGCCCAGCCCGTGGGTCGCCGCCGTCTCGTCGTTCCTGTTCTTCTCGGTCGGTGCCCTGGTACCGCTGCTGCCCTACCTGCTCGGCCTCACCAGCCTCTGGCTGGCCCTGGGGGTGGGCGGTCTCGGGCTCTTCCTGGCCGGTGCGGTCGTCGCTCGGTTCACCAGCCGGCCCTGGTGGTCCAGCGGACTGCGCCAGCTGCTGCTCGGCGTGCTGGCCGCCGTCGCGACGTACGCCATCGGCGCCCTCATCGGCATTCAGGGTGGCGGGTAA
- a CDS encoding 3-oxoacyl-ACP reductase — protein MRGRLTGRVAVVTGAGSGIGRATVRRFAAEGARVVCVDIDAQAGNRAAVEVGGEFVAADVADEPAVRDLFAGVVERHGRVDVAFNNAGISPPDDDSILATGLDAWERVLRVNTTSVYLCCKHVIPHMRRQGKGSIINTASFVALMGAATSQIAYTASKGGVLAMTRELGVQFAREGIRVNALCPGPVATPLLLELFAADPERAARRLVHVPMGRFGAPEEIAAAVAFLASDDASFMTAAQFVVDGGITGAYVTPL, from the coding sequence GTGCGGGGACGGTTGACCGGCCGGGTGGCGGTGGTGACCGGAGCGGGTAGTGGGATCGGGCGGGCCACCGTGCGGCGGTTCGCCGCCGAGGGGGCCCGGGTGGTGTGCGTGGACATCGACGCCCAGGCGGGCAACCGGGCCGCGGTCGAGGTCGGTGGGGAGTTCGTCGCAGCCGACGTCGCCGACGAGCCGGCGGTCCGGGATCTCTTCGCCGGCGTGGTCGAGCGGCACGGACGGGTGGACGTGGCGTTCAACAACGCCGGCATCTCCCCGCCGGACGACGATTCCATTCTGGCGACCGGGCTGGACGCCTGGGAGCGGGTGCTGCGGGTCAACACGACAAGCGTCTACCTGTGCTGCAAGCACGTGATCCCGCACATGCGCCGGCAGGGCAAGGGGTCGATCATCAACACCGCCTCGTTCGTCGCGCTGATGGGGGCGGCCACCTCGCAGATCGCGTACACCGCCAGCAAGGGCGGGGTGCTGGCGATGACCCGGGAACTGGGGGTGCAGTTCGCCCGGGAGGGGATCCGGGTCAATGCCCTCTGCCCCGGTCCGGTGGCCACCCCACTGCTGCTGGAGCTGTTCGCCGCCGATCCGGAGCGAGCCGCCCGACGACTGGTGCACGTGCCGATGGGCCGGTTCGGGGCCCCGGAGGAGATCGCCGCCGCGGTGGCCTTCCTGGCCAGCGACGACGCCTCGTTCATGACCGCCGCGCAGTTCGTCGTCGATGGTGGGATCACCGGCGCGTACGTGACGCCGCTGTGA